The following coding sequences lie in one Cotesia glomerata isolate CgM1 linkage group LG5, MPM_Cglom_v2.3, whole genome shotgun sequence genomic window:
- the LOC123264705 gene encoding probable G-protein coupled receptor Mth-like 1 isoform X1 produces the protein MAIELLTFLWIFIFNLFYITSTSSILMLKCCKNGEELAISNNDPKSEFACVKSNTTWIPTIYSPSQTNFLSVIPNEWIIHEAIKPTCTENRTLTPILCSNISPCIIFDKGHAILDAAGSNTHISPSEYCADSKALLVCTVRKVEADWATSTIRPRVSRCCGEHAAFYEQRHSCVNQKDVENAPPLLPNTSVSIDVVTGFPSCTRSNNYTIVGNTDVSVLQSDGSLIVDGISLLSSQYCVERIKELDGKSKVFVCPEYAPQRPVNQDPDIRFMMYSISFIISSIFLGATLATGWLLPTSHHVLHWKCQTHHVLSLMLGDILMAIIQLAGDSLQGGTCKLLAILAHFFFLAAFFWLNTMCFNIWWTFRDLRPASLEKSQEILRLRVYACYAWGGPFLVAGLAALLDHLPAQPHNPFLRPRFGEKMCWFYGDREILAYFFGPIGVLLIINVIFFIATARELTCGLWKGEFVKSTTERAALGRVCLKLVIVMGVTWVADIISWAVGGPNYLWYFTDLLNALQGLFIFIVVGWQPQVRAGLKKLFNQDPRTSAGRQGNGLSTTSHGMPSMGDSMTQNPSTKSAALETIC, from the exons ATGGCGATAGAATTGTTGACGTTTTtgtggatttttatttttaatttattttatataacgTCCACATCGTCAATCTTAATGCTAAAATGCTGTAAAAATGGTGAAGAGTTGGCAATATCAAACAATGACCCAAAATCAGAATTTGCTTGTGTGAAAAGTAACACAACTTGGATTCCAACAATATATTCACCATcgcaaacaaattttttatctgtaaTACCCAATGAATGGATAATTCACGAAGCAATAAAACCTACATGTACTGAAAATCGAACTTTAACGCCCATACTTTGTAGCAATATTTCGCCATGTATCATATTCGACAAAGGTCATGCAATCTTAGACGCCGCCGGAAGCAACACACACATTTCACCGAGCGAATACTGTGCGGACTCAAAGGCTCTTCTTGTTTGTACGGTAAGGAAGGTCGAAGCCGACTGGGCCACTTCCACAATAAGACCCAGAGTAAGCAGATGTTGTGGAGAACATGCAGCATTTTACGAGCAgag ACATTCTTGTGTAAATCAGAAAGATGTAGAAAACGCACCTCCTTTACTGCCTAATACATCTGTGTCTATTGATGTAGTTACTGGCTTTCCATCCTGTACTCGTTCAAATAACTATACTATAGTTGGAAATACTGATGTATCAGTTCTTCAGTCCGATGGCAGCTTAATAGTTGATGGAATATCTTTGCTATCTTCACAGTATTGTGTGGAAAGAATTAAAGAACTAGATGGCAAATCTAAAGTTTTCGTTTGTCCAGAGTATGCACCTCAAAG gcCTGTAAATCAAGATCCCGATATAAGGTTTATGATGTATTCTATAAGTTTCATCATAAGCTCGATTTTTCTTGGTGCCACATTAGCTACTGGCTGGTTACTCCCTACTTCACATCATGTATTGCATTGGAAATGCCAGACTCATCACGTTTTAAGTCTAATGCTAGGTGACATATTAATGGCAATCATTCAGCTTGCTGGAGATTCATTGCAAGGTGGTACTTGCAAATTATTAg CTATTCTGGCACACTTTTTTTTCCTTGCTGCATTCTTCTGGCTGAATACAATGTGCTTCAACATCTGGTGGACATTTCG AGATTTGAGACCGGCAAGCTTGGAAAAGAGTCAAGAAATATTACGTTTAAGAGTGTATGCTTGCTACGCTTGGGGTGGACCATTTTTGGTTGCTGGACTTGCTGCTCTTCTCGATCACTTACCAGCCCAACCTCACAACCCTTTCCTGAGGCCTAGATTTGGAGAAAAAATGTGTTGGTTTTATG GAGATAGAGAAATTTTGGCTTATTTCTTCGGTCCTATTGGTGTTTTACTCATCATTAATGTCATATTTTTCATCGCAACTGCTCGAGAATTAACTTGTGGACTATGGAAAGGTGAATTCGTAAAAAGCACTACAGAAAG AGCTGCTCTAGGTCGAGTTTGTTTGAAATTAGTAATTGTCATGGGTGTAACCTGGGTTGCTGACATTATATCATGGGCTGTTGGTGGTCCCAACTATTTGTGGTATTTTACAGACCTTTTGAATGCCCTCCAAGGCCTTTTTATCTTCATTGTAGTTGGATGGCAACCTCAAGTTCGTGctggtttgaaaaaattattcaatcaaGATCCTCGAACAAGTGCTGGAAGACAAGGAAATGGCCTTAGTACAACAAGTCACGGTATGCCTAGCATGGGAGACAGTATGACTCAGAACCCAAGCACTAAGTCCGCGGCATTAGAAACTATCTGTTAA
- the LOC123264705 gene encoding probable G-protein coupled receptor Mth-like 1 isoform X2: MAIELLTFLWIFIFNLFYITSTSSILMLKCCKNGEELAISNNDPKSEFACVKSNTTWIPTIYSPSQTNFLSVIPNEWIIHEAIKPTCTENRTLTPILCSNISPCIIFDKGHAILDAAGSNTHISPSEYCADSKALLVCTVRKVEADWATSTIRPRVSRCCGEHAAFYEQRHSCVNQKDVENAPPLLPNTSVSIDVVTGFPSCTRSNNYTIVGNTDVSVLQSDGSLIVDGISLLSSQYCVERIKELDGKSKVFVCPEYAPQRPVNQDPDIRFMMYSISFIISSIFLGATLATGWLLPTSHHVLHWKCQTHHVLSLMLGDILMAIIQLAGDSLQGGTCKLLAILAHFFFLAAFFWLNTMCFNIWWTFRDLRPASLEKSQEILRLRVYACYAWGGPFLVAGLAALLDHLPAQPHNPFLRPRFGEKMCWFYGDREILAYFFGPIGVLLIINVIFFIATARELTCGLWKGEFVKSTTERAALGRVCLKLVIVMGVTWVADIISWAVGGPNYLWYFTDLLNALQGLFIFIVVGWQPQVRAGLKKLFNQDPRTSAGRQGNGLSTTSHGMPSMGDSMTQNPSTKSAALETIC, encoded by the exons ATGGCGATAGAATTGTTGACGTTTTtgtggatttttatttttaatttattttatataacgTCCACATCGTCAATCTTAATGCTAAAATGCTGTAAAAATGGTGAAGAGTTGGCAATATCAAACAATGACCCAAAATCAGAATTTGCTTGTGTGAAAAGTAACACAACTTGGATTCCAACAATATATTCACCATcgcaaacaaattttttatctgtaaTACCCAATGAATGGATAATTCACGAAGCAATAAAACCTACATGTACTGAAAATCGAACTTTAACGCCCATACTTTGTAGCAATATTTCGCCATGTATCATATTCGACAAAGGTCATGCAATCTTAGACGCCGCCGGAAGCAACACACACATTTCACCGAGCGAATACTGTGCGGACTCAAAGGCTCTTCTTGTTTGTACGGTAAGGAAGGTCGAAGCCGACTGGGCCACTTCCACAATAAGACCCAGAGTAAGCAGATGTTGTGGAGAACATGCAGCATTTTACGAGCAgag ACATTCTTGTGTAAATCAGAAAGATGTAGAAAACGCACCTCCTTTACTGCCTAATACATCTGTGTCTATTGATGTAGTTACTGGCTTTCCATCCTGTACTCGTTCAAATAACTATACTATAGTTGGAAATACTGATGTATCAGTTCTTCAGTCCGATGGCAGCTTAATAGTTGATGGAATATCTTTGCTATCTTCACAGTATTGTGTGGAAAGAATTAAAGAACTAGATGGCAAATCTAAAGTTTTCGTTTGTCCAGAGTATGCACCTCAAAG gcCTGTAAATCAAGATCCCGATATAAGGTTTATGATGTATTCTATAAGTTTCATCATAAGCTCGATTTTTCTTGGTGCCACATTAGCTACTGGCTGGTTACTCCCTACTTCACATCATGTATTGCATTGGAAATGCCAGACTCATCACGTTTTAAGTCTAATGCTAGGTGACATATTAATGGCAATCATTCAGCTTGCTGGAGATTCATTGCAAGGTGGTACTTGCAAATTATTAg CTATTCTGGCACACTTTTTTTTCCTTGCTGCATTCTTCTGGCTGAATACAATGTGCTTCAACATCTGGTGGACATT CAGAGATTTGAGACCGGCAAGCTTGGAAAAGAGTCAAGAAATATTACGTTTAAGAGTGTATGCTTGCTACGCTTGGGGTGGACCATTTTTGGTTGCTGGACTTGCTGCTCTTCTCGATCACTTACCAGCCCAACCTCACAACCCTTTCCTGAGGCCTAGATTTGGAGAAAAAATGTGTTGGTTTTATG GAGATAGAGAAATTTTGGCTTATTTCTTCGGTCCTATTGGTGTTTTACTCATCATTAATGTCATATTTTTCATCGCAACTGCTCGAGAATTAACTTGTGGACTATGGAAAGGTGAATTCGTAAAAAGCACTACAGAAAG AGCTGCTCTAGGTCGAGTTTGTTTGAAATTAGTAATTGTCATGGGTGTAACCTGGGTTGCTGACATTATATCATGGGCTGTTGGTGGTCCCAACTATTTGTGGTATTTTACAGACCTTTTGAATGCCCTCCAAGGCCTTTTTATCTTCATTGTAGTTGGATGGCAACCTCAAGTTCGTGctggtttgaaaaaattattcaatcaaGATCCTCGAACAAGTGCTGGAAGACAAGGAAATGGCCTTAGTACAACAAGTCACGGTATGCCTAGCATGGGAGACAGTATGACTCAGAACCCAAGCACTAAGTCCGCGGCATTAGAAACTATCTGTTAA